The following nucleotide sequence is from Pochonia chlamydosporia 170 chromosome 4, whole genome shotgun sequence.
ACTCAAGAACTGCCCTCGCATTGCCTTCCTTTCCGGGCTCAATTTTTCCATTCATATCGAAGTGAACCAAGTCGTAATGATGGTCCGACAAGTCTTCTCGAAATGATTGCCACGTTGGCGGCCGCAGGATTTTGAGCGATATATTGACTGTCCGGTTTGTGCTTGAAAGTCTCTCGACGATGGCTACAAGGCTTTTGGCAACCAGCTGGTACTCGATAGCTTCCTCAGGCCGGGGGCGggagacgacaaggagaataCTGTACGTGTTGGGCTTGACTTTCTCTCTACAGGAATTTGATGTTGACTTTGTAGTAGCATCGGTCACTGATCGTACCACGTTGACTTCACTGAGCTGGAAGCCGGCGGGCCATACCCTGACATCTTCAAGCACCTCCCAATGCAAGTGATGCAGCGATGGACTGAGCGACTCGGGAGCATTGCCTGTTCTCCTAGCCGTGGAGATCTGCAATCGGATATGTCCATTTTTGGGTAACAGGTCGCTTGCAACAATCTGCGAAGCTAAATCTCGGCCGTATGCTGTGAGTAGCTCTGCTGCAGATTCTGACTTGGTTGTCTCGAAAGGCTCGTTCATATACTCTTCAAGGTACCAGGCAATTGACTCCTCTGATCCGAGCCCAGGCAACGCCTGAGTGGCCAATTTGGTAGCCGGGTCACAGAGCTCTATGCTGACTGACTTGGCGGCCGCACTTACTTCAATCTGCCATCTCGGGCTGTTGGTGGACGTGCTCGAAGCTTCCCCGGAGATGGTGTCTACTTCATGAATGCGGACCGTGGAGGCCATTGCGCTTGGCAATTGTCAGTTCAGAGGCACCTCTGGGACAACCATGTGAATAAAATGATGAGAGCTATTCCGACAGACATTGACAGTCCTTGCGCCGGGCAAGACGTTGTGTTGTATtaataccagacatgacaatgaAGTCGTCCAGGTGCGGCTGACGGCAGCCACCAATGCTCAGCTGGCTATTATTTCACCACTAGCGGCATGCGCTTTACCTTTGCCTGGAAACTTTGCTCCGCCATGCATTTATTGCTTTGCCACCACGCCAGAGCTGAACTGGGCACCATGTTTTGTTGGAATTATGCACCTGGTGATATAATGCCCCAGGGTTGCTATAAATATCAACCACAGTTGCCGTGTCGCTCCTGGTTCATCCAATCCTACACGAGTCCACTCACAAGTAGTGTCGAAAATCGAAAGACATGGCTCCCAAAACATATACACCTACCTTTTTTCTGCTTAAGAATCGTATGCCGGCTTCAGAGAGTGCCGACCTGCTCGGGCGTGTTGTGCGGCGGTACCAAGACCCTGTGTTTGACTACACGCCCGAATCGCCGGAATCGACCCTGACCTCTGATGTATTCGCGCGCTTCCGCCTCTCTCCGCAATACGACGATGACGCCCGATACACGGGGCAAGCCGCCTTGTCGTCCAATGCTCTCTTCCAGCTACTCACCCGCCTCTCGGCCTCCAACACGACCTCTAATACCACAGCCGTCGTTTCCCCGCGGATCGTCACCCGCCGTTTGAAGCTTGAGTCGGAATATTTCGCAGCGCTCAAGGCCAATCCCGCCATCCGCCGGAAACTCCTTGAGATGTGTCCTGTTAACGACAAGGTCTATCTCATCGTCGGCACAATGAGCGTCCAGGAAGCTAGCTTCGAGCGGTCCACCCTGATGGGCCGCAGCACAAACACGGGCATCACGCTGCCGTTGGGTCTAGCAGCCAGTGCAGCTTCCATTGCCACCGGTGTGCCTCTCCCTGGTGTTGCCGACGCCATACCAGATGCCGAAGCGGGGTTTGAGAGAGGTAGTGTTGTTTCGTCGACTGCGTCATTTACCACATCTGTGaaggaaggggaagaggTTATTGCGATTGCGTGCAGGACTGTCACGAGAACATGGCGTGGGTTCGGGAAGGATGTGCAGATGGGGACAAGGCAACCTGAGTATAGGGGGGGTCAGCACTTTGGGGAGGGGAGTGGGAGTGATAGTGAAtttgaggacgaagacgagggGGGCAGTGGAAGGTctgaggaggttgaggcgGCGTTGGCCATGGGCCTTGAGTTAGGTGATGAGGTGTCTGGCTCTTTTGAAGCTGATGGCCAGAGGTGGCTACGGCCATTACTCTGTTAAATATGGTCCACCCGCCATGAGTTGGTGGGTGGTGGGATAGTAGACAAGCTGAGCCACTACAGACCAGGCACTGTAGACCCCATGGCAGGACATTTAGATGGCTCTGAGATGACTTTTGGAGTTTTGGTAACTGTCATGAAGAAACCATAGTTGTAAGCATAGACACGGAAGGTATACATGTGAGCCAAATCAGCTTAAAGAGCCAGCAGAATACGTATATAACTCGATTGGTTTTTTGGATAAATCCTAAGTATATCCTATATCTACTTGTATATACTGTAAGTACGATGTAACCATCTTTGTTATGTATGTTCCGGGCCAGTGACGAATAAGTGCAATTCGCGAAGGGCCTGGTCCATTCGCGAATCGCCTGGGCCAGTAACGAATATAAACTAGCGGTGTGTGATGAAATAAGTCCACTAATTAAGCTTCTACTTCTCTGTCTTTTACTTCCACTAAAATGCTAATATGCCAAAATAGAGCTAGTAGTTGCTCTCGTTAATCTATTTCCAAATGATGTACGCTATGTATTTTAGTTATACATATAAAGCCCTATATAGACTAATAGAGAGCGCGTTAAATACACTAAATAGCGCAAGTTGTATATTCTCCTTGATAATCCCAACCTAAAACCGCAGAACTAAGCGGAATCTCAACTAAAGTACTAAGCTTTCTCTGAATTTAAACTTATTAATAATAGGCTATATTACAGGCTAGTTTCTAAATATCTAGAACTATAATATATAGTGCCTAAAAATAAAACTTTTAATACTATTACTAATTAATATTTATAGCTACTTTATGCTAGAAAGAATAAGACTTAGGCAGCAGTACAGCAAAATTTTTATAGCATTACACGTGTAGATGTTAAATTTGTTATTAAACGTTATAAGAACTACGCACTTAATtaactagctataataaaGTGTTATAGAGGGTATTTAAATAAGCAGAGTAAAGGATAAAGGGAGTAATCCTATATTTATAGCATaatagcagatatctagcagttagaatagtaatagtcttaatctTTAACCCTCCTTAAATCTaagaagctcttctcttATCCTTTTATACTAAAAGTAGAACAGCAGTATAGTGTCTACTACCTATAGTTACTCTCTCTTTAAGATAGCTCCTAATAGAGTTACTCTTCTTTATTATAACTATACTtagctatagctatattaCTAGTAACTTATAGCTATAAATATCTTTTAGTACTAGATACTTAGATGGCTACTAATAGGTGCCTAAATAGCTATAAGCTAGTAGCTACTAGAGTAGCTACTAACTCTATAGCTATTAGCTATTAGTTCTAATCTCTTATATATATAAGATCCCTCCCAGGCCTGGACAGAAAGCTTAAAGGCCCGCTTATGTGAGCTGAGAAATATCTTCCCAACCAATAGACTCGGATGAGTAGTTCTTCTCTAAGCAGAGATGTAATGACACTAAGCTTTTCTGTGCTATGTTTATATTAGTCTGGCTCCACGACTCGACATAAGCAAGATCATATCGAGTATAGTCTGTCCAGGTCTGACTAGCACTCACATGACCGATGTTCCTCCGTTTCATATGCATATAGTCACGGGGCGTCGTGGAATCCTTTTttatcttttttttttttaatttaTGTCTTTTTTTGCACCACTTGATATCGGCAAGCAGCTCCTTATTCATGTATCAGTGGTAGTCAGGCCTGAACCGTATGGATTTCTTCGGGATAATTCGAATTTCGCAAGGACTATACATATTAAAGGTTCTAATCTGTCTATGAAAGGCTGTCTCTTCGTGTCTCTATTCCCACAAAAGCACCATTGTCATACGGCCTACGTATTGTCAGGCTCAAAATTGGTGACCCAGCTTTATCTCCATGTCCGGGTGACGCTCGCTGAACGCCTTGAGTGCGAACAGGCTTTTACGGCTGGGTTCCCTGTCTTTGAGAAAGCTCCCTGGTTCGACGCCGTGGTCCCAGCCCCAGCGGGTGTGGCACACATCGCCTGTCATAAGCACCGGACCTGCTGGCGTGCGAGCGACGAGAGCGATGTGCCCTGTTGTGTGGCCAGGGCTGTGAATGGCAAACAACGTGCCGTCTCCGAAAATGTCGATTACTCCTTCAAACTTATCGTCTGTATCCCTGGGTATATTAAAGTCTTGCAGTGGCGGCCGTCCAGCAAGAAGTCGATCATTTGTACCTTGAACAGCCACATTCATGAACAGCCCTGAATCTGCTTCATGGGGTCCAACATAGATAGGAACATCCTTTGGAATATCTGGCAGTCCCGAAACGTGGTCCAGATGAAGATGCGTCATGAAAACCCCCTTCAGATCTATACCCTCAGCGTTAATAATTTCCTTCGTGCTTTGCTGAACCTTCATGTCGCTTATACCGGCATATTTCCGTAGGACCCAACCAACTCCTGCTGCTTCAGGATCAGTCACAAAACGCCGTGATACACCCGTGTCGACCAAAAAGAAGCCATGAGAGGGGTGCCGTATAGTATGGGCAAATATTTTAATCGGCTCTCGGCGTTCTTTGAGACCCGCCTGTACGGCCTTGGGGTCATTCAGATTAAGCAATCCAGACAAGTTGGCAACCCAATCGGCACCAATTGTCTTGATATTGATCGGCCCCGGCTGATCTAACAGGCTCTCCATGAAGCTCGAATTCACTGGACTGCCGAGTTTTGCCTGGACAGATGGGTGGTTCGTAGTTTTGAAGGTGAATGGACTCATGATGCTCGGAAGTCCGTTTCACTGCTTCGCTGGTATTTGTTTAGCCTGGTGCTTTGGTACTCTATTTGAGCAGCctattttttatttttttattttttttttttaaacaAAACACTCTGGTTACTTACGTAGTGGTACAGCGGTATCCCGGTGACGTTATTTAAGTGACGCCGTGCGGCAGTCTACACAGAGTCTTGGTGGTAGGGTTACTTTTGCTCAGAATTGTAGGTAGCCGATTTAGCCATGCCATGGGATGCTCGACTTCATATTTATGCTTACGCCATCAAACTTGTTTGCCAGCGTTAATTTTTTCGAGACAAGCGTACCGGCCATGGAAATTCTAGATCTGAAACGGGAACAAGCAACGTAATTTGCCTGCTTCCTGAACCTAAACCTTAGGAGCCGTAAAGGGCGAGCCAAAACTTACGTGACCCAAAGATCAATCGACCCAGATACGTGAATCTTCGGCTTTCCCGGCCTAAACCTCAACGATGGTCGCGCCTACGACTCGAAATGGTTCAGACACCGAGCTAGGGTAGTAAAGCCAGACCTATTTAGGTTAGCACCTGTGGCTGGCGTGCGTGTCGAGAATCTGGCAGTTCTTGGAGTGCGCTTCCTCGCGCTTACAGCCCCTAAAGGTTTAGGCTGCTTGCCAAGATTATGACGCTAATCTGGTAAGAGTTAGCCTAAAGATGCCAGTGCTAATACCCCAGGCCGCAACTAACCTCTACATCATCCACAATGTCAACATGCACGACTCCCTCCCACATCGTATTCACCAACTTTTCTTGCCGCACTCGATAGGACTCGACCAATAAAGCTATAACGAGAAGATCCCCTAGCAATGGTCAACGCAGGTAGGCGGTCAAAATGCTGTTTCACCTGTCGCGAACGCCGTGTTAAGGTGGGTGGGTGCCTATGTACTGCCAGCGTCTCTCCAGCTAATGTTGTACTCCCAGTGTGACTTGCAAAAGCCATATTGTCGGCGTTGCAAGCAGGCTGGCCGACCATGTCCGGGCTATCCCGATGCCTGGGATGTCATGCTTCGCGTGCAGAACAAATATGCCGAGAATAGAGTGCAGGCGCGGATTGACAGAGTAATGTCTCAGAGAGAAGAGCAGGTTGACAGGCGGTCCCCCTCCATTCCGCGAAGCGTGTACATAACGGCCGAGGTGCAACCTGGGTCCGTTTCTGTCAGGATTATACAGCAGACTCGGGCATCAGACTTTTCAGCATTCTCCCAACGTTTTATGTCAGCAGCTCATCAACATGTTTCCAGGAAATGCTCCAGGCCGTCGCCTTAGCAAGCTCGGCCCGCCAGCTTCGTCAATCTAAATTAATGGTTCGAGCTAGATGGCACTACAGCAAAGCAATCACAGCACTCAATGTTGCGCTGAATGACCCAGTACTGACTGCGGATGATTCAATTCTACTGACTTTGTTTCTGCTTTCATTGTATGAGGTAAGATACGTTTGTTTGGTCGTATCCGAACAACTAAATAGAAGAGCTCGCGGGGAGGGCTAAGAGGTATCATTATACTAACGGCAGGTAGTCCATCATCCCGGAGTACTTCACGTCTATTCTGAAGGATGCAGAGTTCCAATGTCATATACATGTCCGTGGCGTATTAGCCTTGCTCCGCTGGCGAGCTGAGCGGGGATACGGTTCCGAACTAGACAAGAGTGTCCGTATATTCTTTTGTCATATCTTTGTACGTTTTACCCGAATGCCCTACCCAGC
It contains:
- a CDS encoding metallo-beta-lactamase superfamily domain-containing protein — translated: MSPFTFKTTNHPSVQAKLGSPVNSSFMESLLDQPGPINIKTIGADWVANLSGLLNLNDPKAVQAGLKERREPIKIFAHTIRHPSHGFFLVDTGVSRRFVTDPEAAGVGWVLRKYAGISDMKVQQSTKEIINAEGIDLKGVFMTHLHLDHVSGLPDIPKDVPIYVGPHEADSGLFMNVAVQGTNDRLLAGRPPLQDFNIPRDTDDKFEGVIDIFGDGTLFAIHSPGHTTGHIALVARTPAGPVLMTGDVCHTRWGWDHGVEPGSFLKDREPSRKSLFALKAFSERHPDMEIKLGHQF